In the genome of Streptomyces lydicus, the window GTCAAGCGCATCAAGTGCTCCGAGAGCCGGATCTCCTGCGCCCAGTTCGACCGCAGCGACGGTGTGCTGGTCACCATCGCCAGCTGGGACCGGCCGATCACCGACGATCTCTACGCGCTGCTCAAGCCGCTGCCGGCGGAGCTCTTCCAGCAGGGCTGAGCCCCGGCAGGGCAGGCACCGGAGCGGACACCGTCGCGCCCGGTGGACGGCAGACCCGTCCACCGGCCGCGTACGCACTCACCCGATCGGTGTGCGCGGGGGCTCAGGAATCCGAGCGCCGCACATCGACATCGGCCGCCCGCACATAGCCGACCCGGTGCCCGAGCTGGATCTCGTAGTAGACGTCCTCGCCGCGCACGATCGCATGCTGCGAGAGGTCGAAGGTCGGCGCGTAGAAGTAGTCGCCCGTCATCCGGTCGCCGACGGCGTACTTCTGGCCGGCGGCGAGCTTGTACGGCAGGGGAGAGACCGCCTGGTAGGGCACCCCGGCCGGGTAGGCTCCCTTCTCCGGGTACGCGCGGCCGTAGACCGGAATCTCCTCCCGGTCCGCCTTCGGTGTGGCGATCATGCCCCGGGCGTTCACCGCGGTCGGCGCGTGGTGCGGATTGCGGAACCACGCCTTCTGCCCGAGGTACCAGATCGCCGTCCAGTCGCCGGACCGCCCCGCCACCGCGAACCGCTGGCCCGTGGAGGCGCGGGCAGCGGTGTCGTTCACGCCCGTGGTCGCGTCACTGCCGTCAGGGTGCAGACCGACGTCCTTGACCAGCGGTGCGTCGGCGTCCGGCGCGGTGTGCAGCCGGACCGCGGCGGAACCGTGCGGCTCGCAGGGGTCGCCGGCCTTCTCGCAGCCCGTGTAGACCGGCTTGTTGCGGGCGTAGTCCGGGCGGATGGTGACCAGCCCGCCGTGCGAGCCCGGGGCGGCCTTGAACGGCTTGCCCAGCAGGGAGAAGTAGTGCGCCCAGTCCCAGTACGGGCCGGGGTCGGTGTGCATCCCGGGGATGGTGGCCGTGGTCGTGCCGGGCACATTGTCGTGGCCCAGGATGTGCTGCCGGTCCAGCGGCACGTCGTACTTGCGGCTCAGATACTTCACCAGCCGGGCCGACGTGCGGTACATCGCCTCCGTGTACCAGGCGTCGGGCGCGGCGAGGAAGCCCTCGTGCTCGATGCCCACGGAGTGCGAGTTGATGTACCAGTTGCCCGCATGCCAGGCGACGTCCTTGGTCGGCACATGCTGGGCGATCAGGCCGTCCGAGGAACGGATGGTGTAGTTCCAGGACACATAGGCCGGGTCCTTGATCAGCTTGAGGGTGGTCTCCCAGGACCCCTCGGTGTCGTGGATGACGATGGTGCTGATCCGCAGGTCCTCGGGCCGGTCCGCCTTGTCATGATTGCCGTAGTCCCCGTCCCCGAACTCCTCGTACGGCGCCGGGACGGACTCGCAGGCGACGCTGTGCGGGCACTCCAGCTTGCGGCCGGCCCGTGTCGGCGAGGCCTGCGGCGCCGGTGCGCCGAGACGTTTCTGCTGCGCGGCGTCGGGGATCAGCCCCGGCGTGGCGGCCAGTGTGACCCGCTGCCCCGCGTCGGTCGTCCGCGTCTGGCCGTGGCGCATGACTTCGTAGACCTCGTCCGCGAAGGCCCGGCCGCCGCTCGTACTGTCCTGACCGCCGTAGCGCGCCACCGCCTCGTACCACTGCGCCGGGTTGCCGCCCGTCCGGTGTCCCAGCTTGCGCTGTTCCGCGGCGAGCAGCGCCGCACCGCCGAGCACATTCGCCGCGGGGTCGGTGCGCAGCCGCTCGGCCGACAGCCCGGCCAGCGTGGCGGCCGTCGTCAACGTCCGCAACCGGGCGGGGAGTTCGGCGGGCAGTGCGGCCCGCTTGGCCGCACCGGCCGGCACCCGCTTACGGGGCCGTGCGCCGTCGCCGCGGGCGTCCTCGGTCCCCCCGCTGAACTCCGGCGTGCGCGTCAGCGCGGTGCGGGCATCGGTCAGATGCATCGGACCGTAGCCCCCGGAGACGCTGGGCGCGCCACCATGGGTGTCCCAGCGCGACTCCAGGTACGAGACGCCGAGCAGCACACTGCGCGGCACCTGGAAGCGGGCGGCGGCGTCGGTGAAGGCCCGCTGCAGTGTGTCCGACCGGGGCTGGCCGGCGTGCGCGGACGGCGCTCCCGAGAGCGGCAGCAGCAGCACCGCCGCCGCAACGGCGGTGGCGGACCTGCGCAGGGCGGGGCGGTGGAGTCTCTTCTCGTCTTCCGGGGCGGATCCTCGCAAAGCAACCTCCTCGAGCCGGCCCGAGCCGGGGCGGTGTGACGGTGGGTGCGCAAACGGCCGCACGGGCGGGACCCGAGAGTAGAGCCCCCGTCGGCTTAGAGCTATACGTTTGCCGAGGGTCCGTCAATCACCGCGCCCTCTCGGGATTTGGCATGTCAGGGCATCTCCACAGGAGCCTTCCCGGGCGGGTGTCCGGCCTGCGGGGCGTCAGTGGAATGGACCAATGGCCGGACGGACTCGACCTGACGCGGACGGGGCGCAGACGGACGGTCCGGGGAGGGAAGACCGAGGGCCCGGGGAGGGGAGGGCAGTTGGCGCACATGGGTGAGCGGCGCACCCCGTACCCGGGTGCGCCGCTCACGATCTCCCTTGCGGTGCCGGGTGACGTCCGGCACCTGTCGGTGGTCAGCGGGTGCCGACCGCCGCCCGCACCGCACGACGCGCCATCTGGCAGTCGTCGTGCAGCCGGCGCAGGAGCAGCCGCTGCTCCTCGCCCGCCGCGGGCACGCCGGGTAGTCCCGGACCCGGTGTCCCCGTCGGCGCGGGTTCGCGCATGGTCCGTTGGACCGCGGTTTCATAACGTCGGATCTCGCGGGTGAGCACCAGCATCAGATTCACCAGGAAGGCGTCCCGCGAGGCCGGGCCCGCGTTCTGGGCGAGCTGGCTGATGTGCCGGCGGGCGACCGGCGCGTCGCCGAGCACCGACCACAGGGTCGCCAGGTCGTAGCCCGGCAGATACCAGCCCGCGCTGTCCCAGTCCAGCAGCACCGGGCCCGCGGGGGAGAGCAGCACATTGTTCAGCAGTGCGTCGCCGTGGCAGAACTGGCCCTGGGTGTGCGACAGGCCGTGCAGCAGCTTCTGCAGATCGCCCAGGTCGCGGTCGGTGAGCAGCCCCAGGTCGTGGTAGCGGCCGATCCGGCCCGCGTAGTCCAGCGGGGTGTCGAACAGCCCGGCCGGCGGACGCCAGAGGTTGATCCGGCAGATCGCGCCCAGCGCGGCCCGTACGTCGGCCCGGGGCGGAGCCTCGGACGGGTGGCGGGTCAGCGCCGCGACGCGGCCGGGCATCCGCTCCACGATCAGTGTGCAGTTGTCGGGATCGGCCGCCACCAGACGCGGCACCCGTACCGGCGGACGATGCCGGACGAATGCGCGGTATGCGCTTATTTCCTGCCGGAACCTGTCCACCCACGCGGGGGAGTGGTCAAGTAAACACTTGGCGACCGCGGTCATACGGCCCGTCGTGCCGACGAGGAGGACGGACCGGCCGCTGCGGCGCAGCACCTGCACCGGGTTGAACTCCGGGCAGATGCGGTGCACCGAGGCGACGGCGGTGCGCAACTCGGCGCCCTGCGGGCCGGACAGGTCGATTCTCCCGCTGAGCGGCTGGGAGCTCGTCCCCTGCATCCGCCGGGTACGGCCGCCGGGGAGCCCGGTGACCGCTCCCGCGGAAGGCGCGGGGTCGAGATACGGCCCGCTTCCGGTGGGATGCGGGCGGTACGGCCGGGCGGGGGCGGTCACGGCGGACGATGCTGCATACATGGGTGAGACAGATCCCTTCGTGCGCCGGCGAGTTGCGTGCGCTCCCCGGCCCGGTGGTGGGAACCCGTGAACGGGCCCCGTGCAGGAGGCCGATCCAGGGTCCCCGTGAAGGGCGCGCACCCTGGGGAATGCGCTCCCGCCACCAGGCCGGGGGCGGCATATCTACAGAACACGTGCCTACGGGTGGCAGACCATCTGGCGCACCCTGGCGAACCCTGGCGAATGCCCACAGCCCATGTCAGCGGCGTTACTGTCAACTCAGTCGAGGAACCTGGGGGCTTGACGTGGACAGGCAGCCGAACACCCGTCTCGCGGACCTTTTCGGCCTGGCCGGCTGGTCCAAAGGCGAGCTGGCGAGAATGGTCAACCGGCAGGCGGCGGCCATGGGGCATCCGCAGCTGGCGACCGACACCTCGCGAGTGCGGCGCTGGATCGACATGGGGGAGACCCCACGTGATCCGGTACCCAAGGTCCTGGCTTCCCTGTTCACCGAGCGCCTCGGCCGTGTCGTAACCATCGAGGACCTCGGGTTCGCGAGAACCGGTCGCTCGGGGAAACGGCAGGCCCTGGACGGTCTGCCGTGGGCTCCCGAACGGACCGCCGCGGTCCTCACGGAATTCACGGGAATGGACCTCATGCTCAACCGACGCGGCTTGGTGGGTGCGGGCGCCGCACTCGCCGCGGGCTCCGCACTCACCGGCGCCATGTACGACTGGCTGCACACCGACCCGGCCCCGGCCGGCGCCCCACGCCACGACGCCATGTTCGCCTCCGATTCCTTCGACGAACTCGACCAGATCGGCCTCGACCGCTATGAGGCGGCCCCTGTGGGGTCGCAGGAGATCGACGCGCTGGAGCGCTCGGTCGAGGTGTTCCGCGCCTGGGACGCGGCCCGCGGGGGCGGGCTGCAGCGCAAGGCCGTGGTGGGCCAGCTCAACGAGGTGGGCGGCATGCTCGCCTACCGCCACCCCGATCATCTGCAGCGCAGGCTGTGGGGGGTGGCCGCCAACCTGGCGGTGCTGGCCGGCTGGATGTCCCATGACGTGGGCCTGGAGCCCACCGCCCAGAAGTACTTCATCATCGCCGCCCATGCGGCGCGCGAGGGCGGCGACCGCCCGCGCGCCGGCGAGGCGCTTTCCCGTGCCGCGCGGCAGATGGTGCATCTGGGCCGTCCGGACGATGCGCTGGACCTGATGAAGCTGGCCAAGTCCGGCTCCGGTGCGGAAACCCTGCCGCGCACCCGCGCGATGCTGCACACCATCGAGGCCTGGGCGCAGGCGTCCAAGGGCCACGGCCAGGCGATGCGCCGCACCCTGGGCGAGGCGGAGGACCTCTTCGTCTCGGACAAGGGCGATGTGCCGCCGCCGAGCTGGATGCAGATGTTCGACGAGGCGGATTTGCACGGCATGCAGGCGCTGGCATTCCGTACCCTCGCCGATCACGATCCGTCGGCCGCCAGGATCGCCCAGCACCACGCCCAGCGGGCGCTGAGGCTGCGGGAGAACGGCCGCCAGCGGTCGCAGATCTTCGACTACATCTCGATGGCCTCGGCCTGCTTCATCGGAAACGACCCCGAACAGGCCGACCGCTACGCCCGGTTGGCGCTGGTGTCCATCGGCGAGAACTCCTCACACCGCACCTGGGACCGGCTCCGCGAAATGTTCCGGCTCACGGGGCAGTATGCGAACTACGCCAAGATCCAGGACCTGCGCGAGGAGATCCAGCATGTCCTGCCGAAGGAGAAGCCGAAGACCAAGGCGTCGGGCCTCGGACCCGGCATCGGATCGGGAGTCGCGAAGAACTTCTCGGCCTGATGCGGGTGGATGCACGGAGCGTGACGGTGCGTCATCCGTAAGGGTGACGTCCTTCTCAGCTCCGCTGCCTCCCCCGTGGGCCGGCGGATTGCCCGTCGACACGGCCGAGATGTTCGCCGACGTGTTCGGGGCGACCGGCTCCGGATGCGCCGGCCCGCCGCCCGTACCCGCCGCGGTGCGTATCAGTCGCCGACCCTGGCGACCAGTACACAGGCGTCGTCCTCGCGGTCGGTGGTGCCGAACTCCTCGACGACGATGCGGACGCCGTCCTGGGCACTGCGGGCCGCGGCGAACCGCGGTGCCAGGGCGAGGAGCCGTTCGGTGCCTTCGTGGAGGGCTTGTGCGCCGTGCGTATGGCGAGGGACGAGGCCATCGGTGTGCAGGACGAGCAGGTCACCGGGCTCCAGTTGCTCGGTGCGCTGGGTGTAGGCCGCACCCGAGGTCGCCCCGAGCAGGACACCCTCGGGCGGGTCCAGCGCGCGCCCCGTGCCGCCGCGGAACAGCAGCGGTGCGGGGTGCCCGGCCTGGGCCCACTCCAGGGTCCGGGTGGCGGCGTCGAAGCGGCCGCACACCGTGCTGCCCAGCGCCGGCTGAGCGGCGGTGTCCAGCAGTTGGTTGAGGAAGCACATCAGGGGTCCCGGTCGGTGGCCGGCTACGGCCATACCGCGCAGCGCGCCGAGCACCATCGCCATCCCGGAGGTGGCGGTGACGCCGTGTCCGGTGAGGTCGCCGACGCTCAACAGCGTGGTGCCGTCCGGGAGTTGCAGCGCGTCGTACCAGCCCCCGCCGACCAGGGCACGGGTGGCGGACGGCAGATAGCGCCCGGCGAGATCGAGGGCCACGGGACCGCCTTGCGGGAACCGCAGGGAGCCGCGCCACGGGGGGAGCACGGCCTCCTGCAGCTCGACCGCAAGCCGGTGCTCGGTCTGCGCGATATGCCGCTCACGGTGCAGCGAGTCACGGGTCTCGCGTACCGCCTGCTGGCTGCGGCGCAGCTCGCTGACGTCCCGCAGCACGGCCCACATACAGGCGGTACTGCCGTCGGCGTCGAGCACCGGCTCGCCCACCATGTGCACCGTGCGCAGACTCGCGTCCGGGCGCACGATACGGAACTCGCCGTCGATCGGGCGGCCGTCCACCAGGCAGTCGGTGACCATCGTGGCCAGCCCCTCCTGGTCGTCGGCGTGGACCAGGGACGGCAGCTCGTCGAGGGTGAGCGGGCCGTCGGACGGCGCCCTGCCGAACATCGCGAACAGCTCGTCGGACCAGCTGACCTCGTCGGTGAGGAGGTTCCACTCGGCGCTGCCCACCCGGCGCAGCAGCGCGCCGCGTTCATGGGGTGCGGGCTCCGGCGGCGCCGACGGCAGCCCGGCCTCCGGCGCGTCCGCCTCGCTGTCCTCGCTCTCGGCGGGCAGGCCCTCTCTCAGCTGATCGAGATGGCCCCCGAGGTCGTCGAGGTGATGCACGGCGAGATCGCACAGCGCCCGCTGCCAGCGCAGCTGCGGGTCGTCGGCGAGGCCGGTGTCCACCTCGGACTCCCTGCGCACCGCATCGAGGTCACCGCGCAGGCGGCGGGCCTGCGTGATGAGTGATTCGACCGTGTCGCGCTCGGGGGGCCGGTCTGCTGGGTGATCCGCGAAGAGAGGGGGCGGCATGACGTACTCCGTGATCAGGCGGCGCCGGGCTGAGGGCCGGTAACGACTGTTGCACAGGCGGCGACCGTCCGTAAGGGATTTGGCACTACCCGATACGGTGGTGCACCTGGCATATGCCCCCGGCTTTCCGGGGCAATCCCGGGGCGAATCGGCGGAATGGCAGCTTCCAAGCTAGGCTTCGGCCGCTGTACAGCAGGCGTTCTCGCAGATCCATGGTGGGAACGAGGCTTACGGCCCGCGGTCACCGGCAAGAATGCCGGTCAGCGGAAATCCCGTTGCCAGCCCGTCCCCCGCACCGGATGCTGACCTCATGTTCGATCCAGACATAGCGCCCAGTGGCACCCTGCTCGGCCTCCTGCAGCGAGGCCGCGGCGACGGGACCCTGCATGCCCTCGCGGCGCCGCGGGCCGAGGCGCTCGCGGCACTCAACGACAGCGTGCTGCGCGATCCCCGTCGCGACTGGCAGGTCGAGAACCGCTCGCTCTACTACGCGCGCCTTTATATGCAGCTCGACGGCGCGCTCGAGGAGATCGAACGCCACCTCTTCCACCCCGACGACCTCGTCGACACCGGCGAGGAGCGCACCGGCCTCGCCCTCGCGGTTCTCGGCCACCTCGCCGCCTACGGCAAGGACGCCGCCCGTCTGCTGCTGCGTAGCTACGCCGCGGCGGGCAGCAAC includes:
- a CDS encoding N-acetylmuramoyl-L-alanine amidase; its protein translation is MRGSAPEDEKRLHRPALRRSATAVAAAVLLLPLSGAPSAHAGQPRSDTLQRAFTDAAARFQVPRSVLLGVSYLESRWDTHGGAPSVSGGYGPMHLTDARTALTRTPEFSGGTEDARGDGARPRKRVPAGAAKRAALPAELPARLRTLTTAATLAGLSAERLRTDPAANVLGGAALLAAEQRKLGHRTGGNPAQWYEAVARYGGQDSTSGGRAFADEVYEVMRHGQTRTTDAGQRVTLAATPGLIPDAAQQKRLGAPAPQASPTRAGRKLECPHSVACESVPAPYEEFGDGDYGNHDKADRPEDLRISTIVIHDTEGSWETTLKLIKDPAYVSWNYTIRSSDGLIAQHVPTKDVAWHAGNWYINSHSVGIEHEGFLAAPDAWYTEAMYRTSARLVKYLSRKYDVPLDRQHILGHDNVPGTTTATIPGMHTDPGPYWDWAHYFSLLGKPFKAAPGSHGGLVTIRPDYARNKPVYTGCEKAGDPCEPHGSAAVRLHTAPDADAPLVKDVGLHPDGSDATTGVNDTAARASTGQRFAVAGRSGDWTAIWYLGQKAWFRNPHHAPTAVNARGMIATPKADREEIPVYGRAYPEKGAYPAGVPYQAVSPLPYKLAAGQKYAVGDRMTGDYFYAPTFDLSQHAIVRGEDVYYEIQLGHRVGYVRAADVDVRRSDS
- a CDS encoding aminoglycoside phosphotransferase family protein; the protein is MYAASSAVTAPARPYRPHPTGSGPYLDPAPSAGAVTGLPGGRTRRMQGTSSQPLSGRIDLSGPQGAELRTAVASVHRICPEFNPVQVLRRSGRSVLLVGTTGRMTAVAKCLLDHSPAWVDRFRQEISAYRAFVRHRPPVRVPRLVAADPDNCTLIVERMPGRVAALTRHPSEAPPRADVRAALGAICRINLWRPPAGLFDTPLDYAGRIGRYHDLGLLTDRDLGDLQKLLHGLSHTQGQFCHGDALLNNVLLSPAGPVLLDWDSAGWYLPGYDLATLWSVLGDAPVARRHISQLAQNAGPASRDAFLVNLMLVLTREIRRYETAVQRTMREPAPTGTPGPGLPGVPAAGEEQRLLLRRLHDDCQMARRAVRAAVGTR
- a CDS encoding DNA-binding protein NsdB — encoded protein: MDRQPNTRLADLFGLAGWSKGELARMVNRQAAAMGHPQLATDTSRVRRWIDMGETPRDPVPKVLASLFTERLGRVVTIEDLGFARTGRSGKRQALDGLPWAPERTAAVLTEFTGMDLMLNRRGLVGAGAALAAGSALTGAMYDWLHTDPAPAGAPRHDAMFASDSFDELDQIGLDRYEAAPVGSQEIDALERSVEVFRAWDAARGGGLQRKAVVGQLNEVGGMLAYRHPDHLQRRLWGVAANLAVLAGWMSHDVGLEPTAQKYFIIAAHAAREGGDRPRAGEALSRAARQMVHLGRPDDALDLMKLAKSGSGAETLPRTRAMLHTIEAWAQASKGHGQAMRRTLGEAEDLFVSDKGDVPPPSWMQMFDEADLHGMQALAFRTLADHDPSAARIAQHHAQRALRLRENGRQRSQIFDYISMASACFIGNDPEQADRYARLALVSIGENSSHRTWDRLREMFRLTGQYANYAKIQDLREEIQHVLPKEKPKTKASGLGPGIGSGVAKNFSA
- a CDS encoding PP2C family protein-serine/threonine phosphatase, with amino-acid sequence MPPPLFADHPADRPPERDTVESLITQARRLRGDLDAVRRESEVDTGLADDPQLRWQRALCDLAVHHLDDLGGHLDQLREGLPAESEDSEADAPEAGLPSAPPEPAPHERGALLRRVGSAEWNLLTDEVSWSDELFAMFGRAPSDGPLTLDELPSLVHADDQEGLATMVTDCLVDGRPIDGEFRIVRPDASLRTVHMVGEPVLDADGSTACMWAVLRDVSELRRSQQAVRETRDSLHRERHIAQTEHRLAVELQEAVLPPWRGSLRFPQGGPVALDLAGRYLPSATRALVGGGWYDALQLPDGTTLLSVGDLTGHGVTATSGMAMVLGALRGMAVAGHRPGPLMCFLNQLLDTAAQPALGSTVCGRFDAATRTLEWAQAGHPAPLLFRGGTGRALDPPEGVLLGATSGAAYTQRTEQLEPGDLLVLHTDGLVPRHTHGAQALHEGTERLLALAPRFAAARSAQDGVRIVVEEFGTTDREDDACVLVARVGD